From Eleftheria terrae, the proteins below share one genomic window:
- the rsmA gene encoding 16S rRNA (adenine(1518)-N(6)/adenine(1519)-N(6))-dimethyltransferase RsmA: protein MKHIARKRFGQHFLTDTTVLDDIVRAIDPRPGEALVEIGPGLGALTDPLLERCQRLTVIELDRDLAARLRKRPELTVVEADVLQVDFRPLAEQAGRKLRVVGNLPYNISSPIAFHLLDQVDVIEDQHFMLQKEVVDRMAAAPGQKDYGRLSVMLQWRYEIESLLEVPPEAFAPPPRVDSAVVRLTPLRTPPAVDRVRLGELVAVAFSQRRKLLRHSLGRWLEQQGFAGDFDLQRRAEEVPVHEYLALAEAVPAAPADGH from the coding sequence ATGAAACACATTGCCCGCAAGCGCTTCGGCCAGCATTTCCTGACCGACACCACCGTCCTCGACGACATCGTCCGGGCCATCGATCCGCGGCCGGGCGAAGCGCTGGTCGAGATCGGTCCCGGCCTGGGCGCGCTGACCGATCCGCTGCTGGAGCGCTGCCAGCGCCTCACCGTGATCGAGCTGGACCGCGACCTGGCCGCGCGCCTGCGCAAGCGCCCGGAGCTGACGGTGGTGGAGGCCGACGTGCTGCAGGTCGACTTCCGGCCGCTGGCGGAGCAGGCCGGCCGCAAGCTGAGGGTGGTCGGCAACCTGCCGTACAACATCTCCTCGCCGATCGCCTTCCACCTGCTGGACCAGGTGGACGTCATCGAGGACCAGCACTTCATGCTGCAGAAGGAAGTGGTCGACCGCATGGCGGCCGCGCCGGGCCAGAAAGACTATGGCCGGCTCAGCGTGATGCTGCAGTGGCGCTATGAGATCGAGTCGCTGCTGGAGGTGCCCCCGGAGGCCTTCGCCCCGCCGCCGCGGGTCGACTCCGCGGTGGTGCGGCTGACGCCGCTGCGCACGCCACCGGCGGTGGACCGGGTGCGCCTGGGCGAGCTGGTGGCGGTGGCCTTCTCGCAGCGCCGCAAGCTGCTGCGCCACAGCCTGGGGCGGTGGCTGGAGCAGCAGGGCTTTGCCGGCGACTTCGACCTGCAGCGCCGGGCCGAGGAGGTGCCAGTGCACGA